A window of the Streptomyces griseochromogenes genome harbors these coding sequences:
- a CDS encoding type 1 glutamine amidotransferase domain-containing protein has translation MSRILAVVTNQATYGTNHHRTGLWIGELVHFYDGVRRAGFEVDIVSPGGGQVPLDPRSTRWADKEVRDYMSDRAFMSSLDHTSKAADVDPARYAAIFYTGGHGVMWDFPSDTALQQAAREIYENGGVVSSVCHGACGLLDITLSDGSLLVDGRTVTGFSTAEERVAMVKRRVPFLLEDELRKRGAHYVRHTIPMAPFATADGRLVTGQNPYSTKAVTARLIETLHRL, from the coding sequence ATGAGCAGAATCCTCGCCGTGGTTACCAACCAGGCGACCTACGGGACGAACCACCACCGGACCGGACTGTGGATCGGAGAGCTGGTTCACTTCTACGACGGGGTCCGCCGGGCCGGCTTCGAAGTCGATATCGTCAGCCCCGGAGGGGGGCAGGTGCCGCTGGACCCACGCAGCACCAGATGGGCCGACAAGGAGGTGCGCGACTACATGAGTGATCGCGCGTTCATGTCGAGCCTGGACCACACCAGCAAAGCGGCCGATGTCGACCCGGCGCGGTATGCCGCGATCTTCTACACCGGCGGGCACGGCGTCATGTGGGACTTCCCCTCCGACACCGCGCTCCAGCAGGCCGCCCGGGAGATCTACGAGAACGGCGGCGTGGTCTCCTCCGTCTGCCACGGCGCCTGCGGGCTGCTGGACATCACCCTCTCCGACGGCTCCCTGCTTGTCGACGGCCGCACAGTCACCGGGTTCTCCACCGCGGAGGAGCGAGTCGCCATGGTGAAGAGGCGGGTGCCGTTCCTGCTGGAGGACGAACTGCGCAAGCGGGGCGCGCACTATGTCAGGCACACCATCCCGATGGCCCCCTTCGCCACCGCTGACGGCAGGCTCGTGACGGGGCAGAACCCGTACTCCACCAAGGCCGTCACCGCACGACTCATCGAGACGCTGCACCGCCTTTGA
- a CDS encoding exonuclease SbcCD subunit D: protein MRILHTSDWHLGRPLHREPLLDAQRAFLRHLLETVQADHVDVVAVAGDIFDRAIPPLDAVDLFKWVLEELAALRVPLVMISGNHDSPRRLGVSSRLIEHAGIHLRTSVEDCARPVVLTDEHGPVAFYGLPYLEPGLVHTQVQAERPSHQSVLAAAMDAVRADLAGQPAGTRSVVLAHAFVTGAEVSESERDITAGGVPSVAASVFAGVDYVALGHLHRCQRVSDRIRYSGSPLAYSFSEASHPKAMWLIDLAADAALTARKLPCPVPYELREVSGALQDLLTSPEYARYERCWLHITLTDADRPYMAMERLKQRFPQTLKLSFSTGRRSEGESYRARVRGRSDHEIAVGFLHHVTGVPATPAEEGLLSQGLEAVRTEAAVREVH, encoded by the coding sequence ATGAGGATCCTGCACACGTCGGACTGGCATCTGGGCCGTCCACTGCACCGCGAGCCCCTGCTGGACGCGCAACGCGCTTTTCTCCGACATCTGTTGGAGACCGTGCAAGCGGATCACGTCGACGTCGTGGCCGTCGCCGGCGACATCTTCGACCGCGCCATCCCCCCGCTGGACGCGGTCGACCTGTTCAAGTGGGTCCTTGAGGAACTCGCTGCACTGCGTGTCCCGCTCGTCATGATCAGCGGCAACCACGACTCCCCACGACGGTTGGGTGTCTCCTCCCGTCTCATCGAGCACGCGGGAATCCATCTGCGGACCAGCGTCGAGGACTGCGCCCGCCCGGTGGTCCTCACCGACGAACACGGCCCCGTGGCCTTCTACGGGCTGCCCTACCTGGAGCCCGGCCTCGTGCACACCCAGGTGCAGGCCGAGCGGCCCAGCCATCAGTCGGTGCTGGCCGCCGCCATGGACGCGGTACGTGCCGATCTGGCCGGGCAGCCGGCCGGCACCCGGTCGGTGGTGCTGGCCCACGCGTTCGTCACCGGAGCCGAGGTCAGTGAGAGCGAACGCGACATCACCGCCGGAGGCGTCCCGTCCGTCGCCGCGTCGGTCTTCGCCGGGGTGGACTATGTGGCGCTGGGACATCTGCACCGCTGCCAGCGGGTCAGTGACCGTATCCGCTACAGCGGATCCCCGCTGGCGTACTCCTTCTCCGAAGCCTCCCACCCCAAGGCGATGTGGCTGATCGACCTGGCCGCCGACGCCGCGCTGACGGCACGCAAGCTGCCATGCCCGGTGCCGTACGAGCTGCGAGAGGTGAGTGGCGCCTTGCAGGACCTGCTGACCAGCCCTGAGTACGCCCGCTACGAGAGGTGCTGGCTGCACATCACACTGACCGATGCGGACCGGCCGTACATGGCCATGGAACGCCTGAAGCAGCGTTTCCCTCAGACGCTCAAGCTCAGCTTCTCCACCGGGCGTCGCAGCGAGGGGGAGTCCTACCGGGCCCGGGTACGCGGGCGTAGCGATCATGAAATCGCCGTGGGCTTCCTCCACCACGTCACGGGCGTACCCGCCACCCCCGCCGAAGAAGGTCTCTTGAGTCAGGGCCTGGAAGCCGTCCGTACCGAAGCCGCCGTGCGAGAGGTCCACTGA
- a CDS encoding helix-turn-helix domain-containing protein, whose protein sequence is MGIFARDESRTNLAAARIARQATASLAGLLAGLGKNRSDLAHAMGVSPGRVSQIMSGDANLTVRTLAAVAEALDADVQITFCARPRSADAESGGTTDASPVRSSGLPAHR, encoded by the coding sequence ATGGGCATTTTTGCCCGTGACGAGAGCCGGACGAACTTAGCGGCTGCCCGGATAGCGAGGCAGGCGACGGCCTCCCTCGCCGGACTGCTGGCAGGGCTGGGCAAGAACCGCTCCGATCTGGCGCACGCGATGGGCGTCAGCCCGGGCCGGGTCAGCCAGATCATGTCCGGCGATGCGAACCTGACGGTCCGGACGCTCGCCGCCGTGGCGGAGGCGCTGGATGCCGACGTCCAGATCACCTTCTGTGCCCGACCACGGTCAGCGGACGCCGAATCCGGCGGCACCACAGATGCGTCGCCCGTCAGGAGCAGCGGGCTCCCGGCCCACCGGTAG
- a CDS encoding LLM class F420-dependent oxidoreductase, giving the protein MRSGVLVTTHGLTLDGVVGQIRAAARAGVGTAWLPQVLGDDALTTLAVTGREVPGIRLGTAVVPTHPRHPLALAGQALTVQGATGGRLTLGIGPSHRATVEGIYGYSYDRPVRHVREYLTALAPLLRGEPVEYRGETVTAVGALDVPGATPPSLMVAALGPAMLRLAGELTDGTVTLFTGPRTIADHVVPTITRAASEAGRPAPRVVVGLAVCVSDDPSARRELLSTVYAAVGTGGEPSYRAMLDREGVATAVDVAIAGDEATVERELRRYADAGATEFMATLFGTDEENARTLELIASFG; this is encoded by the coding sequence ATGCGAAGTGGTGTTCTTGTCACCACGCACGGGCTGACGCTCGACGGCGTGGTCGGACAGATCAGGGCGGCGGCTCGGGCAGGCGTGGGCACGGCTTGGCTGCCTCAGGTCCTCGGGGACGACGCGCTGACCACGCTGGCCGTCACCGGCCGTGAGGTGCCGGGCATCAGACTGGGCACCGCCGTCGTGCCGACCCACCCCCGGCACCCGCTGGCGCTCGCCGGGCAGGCACTCACGGTGCAGGGCGCGACGGGCGGGCGGCTGACGCTGGGCATCGGTCCGAGCCACCGGGCGACCGTCGAGGGGATCTACGGATATTCCTACGACCGGCCGGTGCGGCACGTACGCGAGTACCTCACGGCCCTGGCACCGCTGCTCCGCGGCGAGCCCGTCGAGTACCGCGGCGAGACGGTGACGGCCGTCGGCGCGCTCGACGTGCCCGGCGCGACGCCGCCGTCGCTGATGGTGGCCGCGCTCGGTCCGGCGATGTTGCGGCTGGCGGGCGAGTTGACGGACGGCACCGTCACGCTCTTCACCGGGCCACGCACCATCGCCGACCATGTGGTGCCGACGATCACCCGCGCCGCGAGCGAGGCCGGGCGACCGGCGCCGCGCGTCGTGGTCGGCCTGGCGGTCTGCGTGTCCGACGACCCGTCAGCGCGGCGCGAGTTGCTGAGCACCGTCTACGCGGCTGTGGGCACCGGTGGCGAGCCGAGTTACCGGGCGATGCTCGACCGCGAGGGCGTCGCCACGGCGGTCGACGTGGCGATCGCCGGCGACGAGGCGACCGTGGAGCGCGAGCTGCGGCGGTACGCCGACGCGGGCGCCACCGAGTTCATGGCGACGCTCTTCGGAACCGACGAGGAGAACGCGCGGACGCTGGAGCTCATCGCGTCGTTCGGCTGA
- a CDS encoding AAA family ATPase, with amino-acid sequence MHLHHLNIQAFGPFGNSESVDFNDLSGAGLFLLRGDTGAGKTSVLDAVCFALYGTVPGVRPTHRLRSDHAPVDRRTKVTLDFSAAGRRLKITRTPKQSYPSSRAKNGFATAEATVQLHEWAGTLDAGGDWEPVCANHQDTAREIEAVLGLSKEQFCQVVLLPQGDFAKFLRADAKDRAGLLSRLFGTSRFQELQGWLAKRSRAAKEDLEQVATGLLHLSERIDQAAGPILPEDSGARHATRPDAEQPAATLAWAQGLLDRAQEAHTVALAEEDHSDGAYQKAKQDQQAAMDLADRQTQYTDALQQRAALDEQAGGHPRLREQLDHGTRAEPLRIPLDAVERTAHAHQEAQAAETVARTALDAAHTHAGTPQLQLAHDQRHTEIGRLQGLLPQEERLTELDRQLADLKDKEAQAQGVHDDADQWLQTWPATQAEHTALIEALSKAADRIPQLEEQVKDLDATLAAARNRDTLAERLDQAQTLQSQRHAEALAAKKTWLDLRELRLNGMAGELAAELADGTPCTVCGSTVHPSKAPLPAGRPTREAEEEARTAHEEAEAAHADATRSGSDLATQHAEALGAAGTTSIASLETELEAARAAHQAACDQAGRLGTAQQHLATLRTECDTRTQQRQEAKDLLVECRTRHTALAQQQRTIALTLADARGTATTLKDRISELVREAENLSHAIDAAQLLAAAADRHQDAVNAADQAAHQAGFPTRQDAAAALRPTSLLRQWAEELKQWDHDDAIVTNTLNRSGLIEAHAQPPADLLAAADTLRQAEAQLKTTAGAPQQAHKRVTDLTPLVADLTARLADLAPLQARYALTDRLARIACATDTTNTLSMELEAYVLAARLEEIAEAANTRLQAMTSDRYLLVHSDEKEAGRRGRLKAGLGLRVLDTWTGTHRETSTLSGGETFTASLALALGLADVVTQEASGRPLGTLFIDEGFGTLDEQNLQDVMDVLDQLRAGARSVGIVSHVAELGRRIPNQLRVTKQRNGSALRHVVDTDL; translated from the coding sequence ATGCATCTGCACCATTTGAACATCCAGGCCTTCGGCCCGTTCGGGAACAGTGAATCGGTCGACTTCAACGACCTGTCCGGGGCGGGGCTCTTCCTGCTGCGCGGCGACACCGGAGCAGGCAAGACCAGCGTCCTGGACGCGGTCTGCTTCGCCCTCTACGGCACGGTGCCCGGCGTCCGCCCCACCCACCGCCTGCGCAGCGATCACGCCCCCGTCGACCGGCGTACCAAGGTGACCCTGGATTTCAGCGCGGCCGGCCGCCGCCTGAAGATCACACGAACCCCCAAACAGAGCTACCCCAGCTCCCGTGCCAAGAACGGCTTCGCCACCGCCGAGGCCACCGTGCAGCTCCATGAATGGGCCGGCACCCTGGATGCGGGCGGCGACTGGGAACCTGTCTGCGCGAACCATCAGGACACCGCCCGGGAGATCGAGGCGGTGCTGGGACTGTCCAAAGAACAGTTCTGCCAGGTCGTTCTGCTGCCCCAGGGAGACTTCGCCAAGTTCCTGCGCGCAGACGCAAAGGACCGCGCCGGCCTGCTGAGCCGGCTTTTTGGCACCAGCCGCTTCCAGGAACTGCAAGGCTGGCTGGCCAAGCGCAGCAGGGCAGCCAAGGAAGACCTCGAACAGGTCGCCACCGGCCTCCTGCACCTGAGTGAACGCATCGACCAGGCAGCCGGCCCGATCCTGCCCGAGGACAGCGGCGCCCGGCACGCAACCCGCCCCGACGCCGAGCAGCCCGCGGCCACCCTCGCCTGGGCCCAAGGCCTGCTCGATCGCGCCCAGGAAGCACACACCGTCGCCCTGGCCGAAGAAGACCACAGCGACGGGGCCTATCAAAAGGCCAAACAAGACCAGCAAGCCGCCATGGACCTGGCCGACCGACAAACCCAGTACACCGACGCCCTCCAGCAGCGCGCAGCCCTCGACGAGCAGGCCGGCGGCCATCCCCGGCTACGCGAACAACTCGACCACGGCACACGAGCCGAACCACTGCGGATACCTCTGGACGCCGTCGAACGCACCGCACATGCCCATCAGGAAGCGCAGGCAGCCGAGACGGTCGCCCGCACCGCACTCGACGCCGCCCACACCCACGCCGGCACCCCGCAGCTGCAGCTGGCCCATGACCAGCGGCACACCGAGATCGGCCGCCTTCAAGGGCTGCTTCCGCAAGAAGAGCGGCTGACAGAACTGGACAGGCAACTGGCCGACCTGAAGGACAAGGAAGCACAGGCCCAAGGCGTCCACGACGATGCCGATCAGTGGCTCCAGACCTGGCCTGCGACCCAAGCCGAACACACCGCCCTCATCGAGGCCCTGAGCAAGGCAGCCGATCGCATCCCCCAACTCGAGGAGCAGGTCAAGGACCTGGACGCGACGCTCGCCGCAGCCCGCAACCGCGACACCTTGGCCGAGCGTCTCGACCAGGCACAAACCCTGCAGTCACAGCGGCACGCCGAAGCCCTGGCTGCCAAGAAGACCTGGCTCGACCTGCGCGAGCTCCGTCTGAACGGTATGGCCGGCGAACTGGCCGCCGAACTGGCCGACGGCACCCCCTGCACGGTCTGCGGCTCCACCGTCCACCCCAGCAAAGCACCCCTGCCGGCCGGCCGGCCCACCCGCGAGGCCGAAGAAGAGGCCCGCACCGCCCACGAAGAGGCCGAAGCCGCCCACGCCGACGCCACCCGCAGCGGCAGCGACCTGGCCACACAGCACGCCGAGGCACTGGGGGCAGCGGGAACCACCTCCATCGCATCCCTCGAAACCGAACTCGAGGCAGCGCGCGCAGCCCACCAAGCCGCCTGCGACCAGGCCGGCCGACTCGGCACAGCCCAACAGCACCTCGCCACCCTCCGCACCGAATGTGACACCCGCACCCAGCAGCGCCAAGAAGCCAAAGACCTGCTCGTCGAATGCCGGACTCGACACACGGCCCTGGCACAGCAGCAGCGCACGATCGCCCTCACCCTCGCGGACGCACGCGGCACCGCCACCACGCTGAAGGACCGCATCAGCGAACTTGTTCGTGAGGCCGAGAACCTCTCTCACGCCATCGACGCAGCCCAACTCCTCGCTGCCGCCGCCGACCGCCACCAGGACGCCGTCAACGCCGCTGACCAAGCCGCCCACCAGGCAGGATTCCCCACCCGGCAGGACGCTGCCGCCGCCCTGCGACCCACCTCACTGCTGAGGCAATGGGCCGAGGAACTCAAACAGTGGGACCACGACGACGCGATCGTCACCAACACCCTGAACCGGTCCGGCCTGATCGAAGCCCACGCCCAGCCCCCCGCCGATCTGCTGGCCGCCGCCGACACTCTCCGCCAGGCGGAAGCACAACTGAAGACCACCGCCGGCGCGCCCCAACAAGCCCACAAACGCGTCACTGACCTCACCCCTCTCGTCGCCGATCTCACCGCCCGCCTGGCCGACCTCGCCCCCCTGCAAGCGCGTTACGCGCTGACTGACCGGCTGGCCCGCATCGCCTGTGCCACCGACACCACCAACACCCTGAGCATGGAGCTGGAGGCCTATGTCCTTGCCGCTCGGTTGGAGGAGATCGCGGAGGCAGCCAACACCCGCCTGCAAGCCATGACCTCCGACCGCTACCTGCTCGTACACAGTGACGAAAAGGAAGCAGGCCGCCGCGGCCGCCTCAAGGCCGGACTGGGGCTGAGAGTCCTGGACACCTGGACCGGCACCCATCGGGAGACATCCACCCTCTCCGGCGGTGAAACCTTCACAGCCTCACTGGCCCTGGCCCTGGGCCTGGCCGACGTCGTGACCCAGGAAGCCAGCGGCCGCCCTCTGGGAACGTTGTTCATCGATGAAGGCTTCGGCACACTCGATGAACAAAACCTCCAGGACGTCATGGACGTCCTCGACCAGCTCCGCGCCGGCGCCCGATCCGTGGGAATCGTCAGCCATGTTGCCGAACTGGGCCGCCGGATCCCCAACCAGCTGCGCGTGACCAAGCAACGCAACGGCTCCGCACTCCGCCATGTCGTCGACACCGACCTGTGA
- a CDS encoding cytochrome P450, which translates to MTSHDTTARSCPFDFADGLEFDPSLAALAQRGPVSRIRLPYGETEAWLVTSFAGVRQVTCDPRFSRAAIVGRDYPRMTPEPIVSPESINVADPPHATRLRHVAAQAFTRERVAGMRPAVDRVVAGLLTAMAEAGPPADLVTHLSVPLPHLTICELLAVPESDRDHLRTCTMRLLATSPDTKQDAADAKAELRKYFADLIPDRRRAPGEDLLSAMAAAPVPEGEEPLSDDELAVLAVTLILSGNDTATCQISNIAYLLLTRPEERSALEREPARFPDALEELLRFIPFRKGVGIPRIALEDAEVEGTAIRAGDYVHVSYLAANRDPVIFPDPHTLDLERPAHPHMTFGWGGHHCLAAPLARAELDSAVTGLLTRFPHLRLDVDRDEIQWDTGTIRRFPIRLPVTW; encoded by the coding sequence ATGACGTCCCACGACACGACAGCGCGCTCTTGCCCCTTCGACTTCGCTGACGGGTTGGAGTTCGATCCCTCGCTGGCCGCGTTGGCGCAGCGCGGCCCCGTCAGCCGGATCCGATTGCCCTACGGCGAGACCGAGGCGTGGCTGGTGACCAGCTTCGCCGGAGTGCGCCAGGTGACGTGCGACCCGAGGTTCAGCCGGGCGGCGATCGTCGGGCGCGACTATCCGAGGATGACGCCCGAGCCCATCGTGTCCCCGGAGTCGATCAACGTGGCGGACCCGCCGCACGCCACCCGGCTGCGGCATGTGGCAGCCCAGGCGTTCACACGGGAGCGGGTGGCAGGCATGCGTCCCGCCGTGGACCGAGTGGTGGCCGGTCTGCTCACGGCGATGGCCGAGGCGGGACCGCCCGCGGATCTGGTGACACATCTGTCCGTTCCGCTCCCCCACCTGACGATCTGCGAGTTGCTCGCCGTCCCCGAGTCCGACCGCGATCACCTGCGCACGTGCACCATGCGGCTTCTGGCCACCTCCCCGGACACCAAGCAGGACGCGGCCGACGCCAAGGCCGAGCTGCGGAAGTACTTCGCCGACTTGATCCCGGACCGGCGGCGCGCGCCGGGCGAGGACCTGCTCAGCGCGATGGCCGCGGCCCCGGTGCCGGAGGGCGAGGAGCCGCTGAGTGACGACGAGTTGGCCGTCCTGGCCGTGACGCTCATCCTCAGCGGCAACGACACCGCGACCTGCCAGATCAGCAACATCGCCTATCTGCTGCTGACCCGGCCCGAGGAGCGGAGCGCGCTCGAGCGCGAGCCCGCGCGGTTCCCCGACGCGCTGGAGGAGCTGCTGCGGTTCATCCCCTTCCGCAAGGGCGTGGGCATCCCACGGATCGCGCTGGAGGACGCGGAGGTCGAGGGAACCGCCATCCGGGCGGGCGACTACGTGCACGTGTCCTACCTGGCAGCCAACCGGGACCCGGTCATCTTCCCCGATCCGCACACCCTGGACCTCGAGCGCCCGGCCCACCCGCACATGACATTCGGCTGGGGTGGGCACCACTGCCTGGCCGCACCGCTCGCACGGGCGGAGCTGGACAGCGCGGTCACCGGCTTGCTCACCCGCTTCCCGCACCTGCGCCTCGATGTCGACCGCGACGAGATCCAATGGGACACCGGGACCATCCGCCGCTTCCCCATCCGCCTGCCCGTCACCTGGTGA
- a CDS encoding tetratricopeptide repeat protein, producing MHYYDLGSHGRRVTTSSSDAQTWFDRGLNWTYAFNHEEAVRCFEAAAATDPDCAMADWGLAYALGPNYNKPWEFFDEQDLGRTVERAHAAVQRAQAKAAGATPVEQALIGALCARYPRAQAPDAEDCSVWNVAYADSMRAVHELAVDDLDVATLYADALMNLTPWQLWDIRTGRPAPGARTTEAKAVLERALATRAGARHPGLLHMYIHLMEMSPTPEVALPAGDRLRGLVPDAGHLQHMPSHLEVLCGDYRRVISDNAEAIAADEKFHTRAGAMNFYTLYRCHNLHFKIYGAMFLGRFQDAIDTAGRLEGAVPEELLRVDSPPMADWLEGFLAMRVHVLIRFGRWDDILSLEMPADAQLYCVTTAMLRYARGVALSATGRIDEVETERELFRAAVARVPETRMLFNNTCADILAIAAQMLDGELDYRKGKVDTAFAALRRSTELDDGLPYDEPWGWMQPTRHAYGALLLEQGLVAEAEAVYRADLGLDDTLPRPLQHPGNVWALHGLHECLVRLGKEGEAQIVAQQLKIAAAMADVPIDASCFCRSETTAASGPRHGCCAGDD from the coding sequence ATGCACTACTACGACCTCGGTAGTCACGGTCGGCGCGTGACGACATCGTCCTCCGATGCGCAGACCTGGTTCGACCGCGGGCTCAACTGGACGTACGCCTTCAACCACGAGGAGGCCGTCCGCTGTTTCGAGGCCGCCGCCGCGACGGATCCCGACTGCGCCATGGCCGACTGGGGCCTGGCCTACGCACTCGGCCCCAACTACAACAAACCCTGGGAGTTCTTCGACGAACAGGACCTCGGGCGGACCGTGGAGCGTGCGCATGCCGCGGTACAGCGGGCGCAGGCGAAGGCCGCCGGCGCGACCCCGGTCGAGCAAGCGCTCATCGGCGCACTGTGTGCCCGCTATCCACGGGCCCAGGCGCCGGACGCCGAGGACTGTTCCGTGTGGAACGTCGCCTATGCCGACAGCATGCGAGCCGTCCACGAACTGGCGGTCGACGACCTCGACGTGGCCACCCTGTACGCCGACGCCCTGATGAACCTCACGCCCTGGCAGTTGTGGGACATCCGCACGGGCAGGCCGGCTCCGGGCGCGCGCACCACCGAGGCCAAGGCCGTACTCGAGCGGGCGCTCGCCACACGGGCGGGCGCGCGGCACCCGGGCCTGCTGCACATGTACATCCACCTGATGGAGATGTCGCCGACTCCCGAGGTCGCCCTGCCGGCGGGTGACCGGCTGCGCGGTCTGGTGCCGGACGCGGGCCACCTCCAGCACATGCCGTCACACCTGGAAGTACTCTGCGGCGACTACCGCCGTGTGATCTCCGACAACGCCGAGGCGATCGCGGCCGACGAGAAGTTCCACACCAGGGCCGGGGCGATGAATTTCTACACCCTGTACCGGTGCCACAACCTCCACTTCAAGATCTACGGCGCGATGTTCCTCGGGCGCTTCCAGGACGCGATCGACACGGCGGGCCGGCTCGAAGGGGCCGTACCCGAGGAACTGTTGCGGGTGGACAGCCCTCCCATGGCGGACTGGCTGGAGGGCTTCCTCGCGATGCGGGTGCATGTGCTCATCCGCTTCGGTCGCTGGGACGACATCCTCAGCCTTGAGATGCCCGCCGACGCGCAGCTGTACTGCGTGACCACGGCAATGCTGCGGTACGCGCGCGGAGTCGCGCTCTCGGCCACGGGCCGGATCGACGAGGTCGAAACGGAACGTGAACTCTTCCGCGCCGCGGTCGCCCGGGTTCCGGAGACGCGGATGTTGTTCAACAACACCTGTGCGGACATCCTGGCGATCGCCGCGCAGATGCTGGACGGAGAGCTGGACTACCGCAAGGGGAAGGTAGACACGGCGTTCGCGGCACTGCGCCGGTCGACGGAGCTGGATGACGGCCTCCCGTACGACGAGCCGTGGGGGTGGATGCAGCCCACCCGGCACGCATACGGCGCACTGCTTCTCGAACAGGGCCTGGTCGCGGAGGCGGAGGCCGTCTACCGCGCCGACCTCGGACTCGACGACACGCTGCCGCGCCCGCTGCAGCACCCGGGCAACGTCTGGGCGTTGCACGGCCTTCACGAGTGCCTCGTGCGGCTCGGCAAGGAGGGAGAGGCACAGATCGTGGCCCAGCAGCTGAAGATCGCCGCGGCGATGGCGGACGTGCCGATCGACGCGTCCTGCTTCTGCCGTTCGGAGACCACCGCCGCTTCCGGGCCTCGGCACGGCTGCTGTGCGGGGGACGACTGA
- a CDS encoding NAD(P)H-quinone oxidoreductase — protein sequence MKAISIKEPGGPEVLQWIAAEDPVPAAGEVVIDVVASAVNRADVAQRLGLYPVPEGASPYPGLEVSGRISAVGEGVTHWQPGDEVCALLTGGGYAQRVAVPAGQLLTVPKGVSLVQAAALPEATATVWSNVFMTGGLKEGETFLMHGGAGGIGTTAIQIARAYGARVVTTVGGPEQAARVRELGADLAVNYRTEDFAEHGPYDVILDVIGGDYLPRNVNSLALDGRLVIIGLQNGLSAELNLVELLAKRASVHGTTLRSRQAGQKAAIVAEVQEHVWPLIENGTMQVVIDRTLPMDQAAEAHRILDAPHIGKIVLLNPDAA from the coding sequence GTGAAGGCAATTTCGATCAAGGAGCCCGGGGGGCCGGAAGTCCTGCAGTGGATCGCTGCGGAGGACCCCGTCCCCGCAGCGGGAGAGGTGGTCATCGACGTCGTTGCCAGCGCCGTCAACCGCGCTGATGTGGCACAGCGGCTGGGGCTGTACCCGGTTCCGGAGGGAGCATCGCCTTACCCGGGGCTGGAGGTGTCCGGACGGATCAGCGCCGTCGGCGAGGGTGTGACGCACTGGCAGCCCGGCGACGAGGTGTGCGCGCTGCTGACCGGGGGCGGATACGCGCAAAGGGTCGCTGTCCCCGCGGGGCAGCTGCTCACGGTGCCCAAAGGCGTCAGCCTGGTCCAGGCGGCAGCGTTGCCGGAAGCCACCGCCACGGTGTGGTCCAACGTCTTCATGACCGGTGGACTGAAGGAAGGCGAGACCTTCCTCATGCACGGCGGGGCCGGCGGCATCGGCACAACGGCCATACAGATCGCCAGGGCCTATGGCGCCCGCGTCGTCACCACGGTCGGCGGCCCCGAGCAGGCTGCCAGGGTCCGAGAACTCGGCGCCGACCTCGCGGTCAACTACCGCACCGAGGACTTCGCCGAGCACGGCCCCTACGACGTGATCCTCGACGTCATCGGCGGCGACTACCTTCCGCGTAACGTCAATTCCCTGGCCCTGGACGGACGCCTGGTCATCATCGGGCTGCAGAACGGCCTGTCGGCCGAACTCAACCTCGTCGAACTCCTCGCCAAGCGCGCATCCGTCCATGGCACCACCCTGCGCTCCCGCCAAGCCGGCCAGAAAGCCGCCATTGTGGCCGAAGTCCAGGAACACGTATGGCCCTTGATCGAGAACGGAACCATGCAGGTCGTCATCGACCGGACCCTGCCCATGGACCAGGCCGCAGAAGCGCATCGCATCCTGGACGCCCCCCACATCGGCAAAATCGTCCTGCTCAACCCCGATGCGGCTTGA
- a CDS encoding DoxX family protein, whose translation MLAQRILYRPASSEDSPVPRTTASASYAADWGILLLRLTFGLFMAGHGAQKLFGIFGVHGLSATGRGFAALGYHPGKLFAALCGLSEFLGGLGLAVGLLTPLAAAAVIGVMITAVATVTGAHGLWETHGGVEYSVAITVTALAIAAIGPGRLALDWFFRWGTGGWGEAALALGLGGVSAAIVLSL comes from the coding sequence ATGCTTGCACAACGCATTCTGTACCGTCCTGCGAGTTCCGAAGACTCACCGGTGCCCCGGACCACCGCGTCGGCATCGTACGCGGCGGACTGGGGCATTCTGCTCCTCAGACTCACTTTCGGCCTGTTCATGGCCGGACACGGCGCTCAGAAACTGTTCGGAATTTTTGGCGTCCACGGTCTGAGCGCGACCGGTAGGGGATTTGCCGCCCTCGGCTACCACCCCGGAAAGCTCTTCGCCGCGCTCTGCGGCCTCTCCGAATTCCTCGGGGGCCTCGGCCTGGCTGTCGGACTCCTCACCCCGCTCGCGGCCGCTGCCGTGATCGGCGTGATGATCACTGCGGTGGCGACGGTGACAGGGGCCCATGGCCTGTGGGAGACGCACGGCGGGGTCGAGTACAGCGTGGCCATCACCGTGACCGCCCTGGCCATCGCCGCCATCGGCCCGGGCCGACTGGCCCTCGACTGGTTCTTCCGCTGGGGTACCGGCGGCTGGGGCGAGGCCGCCCTCGCACTCGGCCTAGGAGGTGTGAGCGCAGCAATCGTGCTCAGTCTGTAA